A region of uncultured Draconibacterium sp. DNA encodes the following proteins:
- a CDS encoding AI-2E family transporter, whose translation MIQLKGWTRNTLFIVGLLFIIFLLWYFSAIVTYILISVVLSFIGRPLTRWLVKIRYKRFKIPKGLAAFATLVSLWIVFISFFRFIIPLLLSEVETLSQIDFTLVLDSIEDPLLNLMHFFSKDTVSIESKNFMDIVTESLGAEIDFSQVSNWFGVVAGTIGELLIGFFSVSFITFFFLKEETMFSTFIILLVPTHLEEKVAHILNSISYLLRRYFIGLLLEVFMVMLLDTIGLTIVGIEFNHAVVIGLFCGMFNVIPYLGPWMGAALGLLIGAALHINLDFMNEVLPTLGWMTVVFISVQVIDNVLFQPLIYSSSVKAHPLEIFLVIIAAGSMAGIIGMILAIPVYTILRVIAAEFFENMKLVRKLTEHLEKEKTEG comes from the coding sequence ATGATTCAACTTAAAGGCTGGACACGCAATACACTTTTTATTGTCGGACTTCTTTTTATCATTTTTCTGTTGTGGTATTTCAGTGCCATTGTCACCTATATTCTTATTTCGGTGGTGCTCTCGTTTATTGGCCGCCCGCTAACCCGCTGGCTGGTAAAAATCCGATACAAACGATTTAAAATCCCCAAAGGGCTGGCAGCTTTTGCAACCCTTGTTTCCTTATGGATCGTTTTTATTTCCTTTTTCAGATTCATTATTCCGCTCTTGCTCAGCGAAGTAGAAACTCTGTCACAAATTGACTTTACACTCGTTCTCGATTCCATTGAAGATCCTTTGCTGAATCTCATGCACTTTTTTAGTAAAGATACCGTGAGCATCGAATCGAAAAATTTTATGGATATTGTTACAGAGAGTCTGGGGGCTGAAATTGATTTTTCGCAGGTGTCGAATTGGTTCGGAGTGGTTGCCGGAACTATTGGAGAATTGTTAATCGGTTTCTTTTCTGTTTCGTTTATCACCTTTTTCTTTTTGAAAGAAGAAACCATGTTTAGCACCTTCATCATACTACTGGTTCCTACTCATTTAGAAGAAAAAGTTGCCCATATTCTCAATTCTATTTCCTACCTGTTACGACGCTATTTCATCGGCCTTCTGTTAGAGGTTTTTATGGTAATGCTACTCGACACCATCGGCCTCACCATTGTGGGTATCGAATTCAACCACGCGGTTGTAATTGGGTTATTCTGCGGAATGTTCAACGTTATTCCATATCTGGGGCCGTGGATGGGGGCAGCCCTCGGCTTACTTATCGGGGCAGCTTTACATATTAATCTCGATTTTATGAACGAAGTTTTACCCACTTTAGGATGGATGACGGTGGTTTTTATTTCTGTTCAGGTAATCGACAACGTTCTTTTTCAGCCACTTATTTATTCCAGCAGTGTAAAGGCACACCCACTTGAAATTTTCCTTGTAATTATCGCCGCCGGAAGTATGGCCGGAATTATCGGAATGATCCTGGCTATTCCTGTTTATACCATTCTCAGGGTAATTGCCGCCGAATTTTTCGAGAATATGAAACTGGTAAGAAAGCTTACCGAACACCTCGAAAAAGAAAAAACTGAAGGTTGA
- a CDS encoding TAT-variant-translocated molybdopterin oxidoreductase has protein sequence MTKYWRSLDELNNPVEFKQNEIKLELDAKRAVMKKASGSSRRDFLKTFGFSVAAAAVVASCKRPVDKAIPYLVKPEEVTPGMANYYASSYFEANEYCSVLVKVRDGRPIKIEGNDLSPISQKGTSARVQASVLDLYDDARFKTPLKRGEATNWEEVDGYIIRKLEQLNNDNKKVVLLTSSIISPTTKKVITRFQEKYPNVEWVKYDAVSASGILEANQQSFETPLIPDYRFERAKVIASFGADFLGTWLSSTEYTKGYAAGRKVLDKGDEMSRHYQFESGMTLTGSNADVRVPIKPSEEKTILTALYYQLLQAKGFMTIAAPGSPVDVTGLAEDLLANEGKSLVISGSNDVNIQLIVNAINNLLGNYGSTILFDRPLNTHQAIDADFEKVITGLKNKEIAGILCWGVNPVYNHPKGEEIKELIAGAELSVSFSDRKDETTAACHWVCPAPHYLEAWNDAEPKKGLFSLSQPTISKLFDSRQVQETLLKWTGEEQPNYYEILQANWEENFSGLQSKYSNSRLFWNDTLQKGVFETEITAETPHYSENGLANALQLGDQQSQGWEIVFYQSVALKDGSASNNPWLQELPDPVAKISWDNFAAVPVKWAEENGVQNESVITINGIEMPVFVQPGQAPGTISIALGYGREIAGKVGDGVGKNMYALTSIQNNTKQLWFSGVDVQTTDKTYELALSQTHHSMEGRPIVRETNFDKWQLDPASGNEIRKEHLEHDVSMYPEQEFKGHHWAMAVDLGSCVGCGNCSISCQAENNVQVIGKEQVRNRRIMHWIRVDRYFSNDAENPDVYHQPVMCQHCDNAPCENVCPVSATPHSEEGLNQMAYNRCVGTKYCVNNCPYKVRRFNWFQYVQNPEFDYASNSDLGRMVLNPDVTVRSRGVVEKCSFCVQRIQEKKAEAKVAGRMLKDGEVQPACVQSCPADALVFGDLNDENSKINKLFKNERNYHLLEELHTLPSVGYLTKVRNKKS, from the coding sequence ATGACAAAATATTGGAGAAGTTTAGACGAGTTGAATAATCCGGTTGAGTTCAAGCAAAACGAAATTAAATTGGAACTGGATGCTAAGCGTGCCGTAATGAAAAAGGCGTCAGGCTCATCAAGGCGCGATTTTCTTAAGACTTTTGGATTTAGCGTTGCAGCAGCGGCAGTTGTGGCCAGCTGTAAAAGACCTGTCGACAAAGCCATTCCCTACCTGGTAAAACCGGAAGAAGTAACTCCGGGAATGGCCAACTATTACGCCTCAAGCTATTTTGAAGCCAACGAATACTGCAGCGTTTTAGTGAAAGTGCGTGACGGACGCCCAATAAAAATTGAGGGCAACGACCTGTCACCAATTTCGCAAAAAGGAACTTCTGCGCGGGTTCAGGCATCAGTGCTTGATTTGTATGATGATGCCCGTTTCAAAACACCACTAAAAAGAGGCGAGGCTACCAACTGGGAAGAAGTTGACGGCTACATAATCAGAAAATTGGAGCAGCTAAATAACGACAACAAGAAAGTTGTTCTGCTCACGTCGAGTATAATTTCTCCAACAACAAAAAAAGTAATTACACGCTTTCAGGAAAAATACCCCAATGTTGAGTGGGTAAAATACGATGCGGTTTCGGCAAGTGGAATTTTGGAGGCCAACCAACAAAGTTTTGAAACGCCATTGATTCCTGACTACCGGTTCGAACGCGCAAAAGTAATTGCAAGCTTTGGTGCCGACTTTTTGGGCACATGGCTTTCTTCAACTGAATATACAAAAGGCTACGCAGCCGGAAGAAAAGTGCTGGACAAAGGCGATGAAATGAGTCGTCATTATCAATTCGAGTCGGGAATGACTTTGACCGGATCAAATGCCGATGTTCGCGTTCCGATAAAACCATCGGAAGAAAAGACGATTTTAACAGCGCTGTATTATCAGTTATTGCAGGCAAAAGGATTTATGACTATTGCGGCTCCCGGAAGCCCGGTTGATGTAACAGGATTGGCCGAAGACTTGCTGGCCAACGAAGGAAAGTCGCTGGTGATTTCGGGAAGCAACGATGTGAACATCCAACTGATTGTAAATGCGATCAACAATCTTCTGGGAAATTACGGATCAACGATTTTATTCGATCGACCACTAAATACGCACCAGGCAATTGATGCCGATTTTGAGAAAGTGATTACTGGATTAAAGAACAAAGAAATTGCCGGAATACTTTGTTGGGGTGTAAACCCGGTTTATAATCATCCAAAAGGCGAGGAAATAAAAGAATTGATCGCAGGCGCTGAACTCTCGGTTTCGTTTTCCGACAGAAAAGACGAAACAACAGCCGCCTGTCATTGGGTGTGCCCTGCGCCGCACTATCTTGAAGCATGGAACGACGCCGAACCGAAAAAAGGGCTTTTTAGTTTGTCGCAACCTACTATTTCAAAACTGTTCGACAGCCGGCAAGTACAGGAAACACTGCTAAAATGGACCGGCGAAGAGCAGCCCAACTATTACGAGATTTTACAAGCAAACTGGGAAGAGAACTTCTCAGGTTTGCAATCAAAATATTCTAATTCGCGATTATTCTGGAACGATACTTTGCAGAAAGGAGTGTTCGAAACGGAGATAACCGCCGAGACACCTCATTATAGCGAGAATGGATTAGCAAATGCTTTACAACTAGGCGACCAACAATCGCAGGGATGGGAAATTGTTTTCTACCAGAGTGTGGCATTGAAAGACGGAAGTGCGTCCAACAACCCGTGGTTACAGGAATTGCCCGATCCCGTTGCAAAAATCAGCTGGGATAATTTTGCTGCAGTTCCTGTAAAATGGGCCGAAGAAAATGGGGTACAGAATGAATCGGTGATTACCATAAACGGTATTGAAATGCCGGTTTTCGTGCAGCCAGGACAAGCACCTGGGACTATCTCAATAGCATTGGGTTACGGCCGCGAAATTGCCGGTAAAGTTGGCGACGGAGTTGGAAAAAATATGTATGCGCTGACATCGATACAAAATAATACCAAACAACTTTGGTTTAGTGGTGTTGATGTGCAGACCACAGACAAAACCTACGAACTGGCGCTGTCGCAAACGCACCATTCAATGGAAGGCCGGCCAATTGTTCGCGAAACCAATTTCGACAAATGGCAACTCGATCCGGCTTCGGGAAATGAGATCCGCAAGGAGCATTTGGAACATGATGTTTCGATGTATCCTGAACAGGAATTCAAAGGGCATCATTGGGCGATGGCTGTCGATTTGGGAAGTTGTGTTGGATGTGGAAACTGTTCCATCTCATGCCAGGCCGAAAACAATGTGCAGGTCATCGGGAAAGAACAGGTGCGCAACCGCCGGATCATGCACTGGATTCGCGTTGACCGCTATTTCTCGAACGATGCAGAAAACCCGGATGTATATCACCAGCCGGTAATGTGCCAGCACTGCGATAATGCGCCGTGCGAAAATGTTTGCCCGGTTTCGGCAACACCACACAGCGAAGAGGGCTTGAATCAAATGGCCTACAACCGTTGCGTGGGAACCAAATATTGTGTGAACAACTGCCCGTACAAAGTGCGTCGTTTTAACTGGTTCCAGTATGTACAAAACCCGGAGTTCGATTACGCATCAAACAGCGATTTGGGACGTATGGTCCTTAATCCCGATGTTACCGTTCGCTCACGAGGTGTTGTTGAAAAATGCTCGTTCTGTGTGCAACGTATTCAGGAGAAAAAAGCAGAAGCAAAAGTTGCCGGTAGAATGTTAAAAGACGGAGAAGTTCAACCGGCATGTGTTCAATCGTGCCCGGCCGATGCGCTGGTATTTGGCGATCTGAATGATGAGAACAGCAAAATCAACAAGCTCTTTAAAAACGAGCGCAATTACCATTTGCTGGAAGAATTACACACGCTGCCATCGGTAGGATATTTAACGAAGGTTAGGAATAAGAAGAGTTAA
- a CDS encoding cytochrome c yields MSNKIKKHKKISGSQMKGLSIFAFCLLLFAFSSCDYNRRTTGWQYFDDMVNSPAYESYTPNPNFADGKTMQPPVPGTIPRGTVPYAYQKTDEDRALAAATLVNELDPSKENLQRGERMYGIYCIQCHGEKGDGQGSLYVSKKYTYPPANLLSEKMMANPEADIYHVITVGFGIMGEHGSMIKPDDRWKIAMYVKEVLQN; encoded by the coding sequence ATGAGCAATAAAATCAAAAAACATAAAAAGATTTCAGGAAGTCAAATGAAAGGCCTTAGCATTTTTGCCTTTTGCCTTTTGCTTTTTGCCTTTTCCTCTTGCGATTACAACCGCCGAACCACCGGATGGCAGTATTTCGATGATATGGTTAACTCACCGGCTTACGAGAGCTATACACCCAATCCGAATTTTGCAGATGGAAAAACCATGCAACCGCCTGTTCCGGGAACAATTCCGAGAGGTACAGTTCCTTACGCTTACCAAAAAACCGATGAAGACCGGGCACTGGCTGCTGCTACACTGGTAAACGAGTTGGATCCAAGTAAAGAGAACCTGCAACGGGGAGAACGAATGTACGGCATTTACTGTATACAATGCCACGGCGAAAAAGGTGATGGACAAGGATCGTTATACGTAAGCAAAAAATACACCTATCCGCCGGCAAATTTGTTAAGCGAAAAAATGATGGCCAATCCTGAAGCCGATATTTACCATGTGATAACTGTAGGCTTTGGAATTATGGGCGAACATGGTTCGATGATTAAGCCGGACGACCGCTGGAAAATAGCGATGTACGTAAAAGAGGTATTACAAAATTGA
- the nrfD gene encoding NrfD/PsrC family molybdoenzyme membrane anchor subunit, translating into MFNSAVRGKLIDGDKSFSQISKEILAPIHAKTPLWWYAAMLVSLGMFGFGLYCKYITVSTGIGTWGVNNSVAWGWAIINFVWWIGIGHAGTAFSIFLLILRQKWRTAINRAAEAMTVVAVFCASLFPLLHMGRPWLFFFIFPYPNTRGPLWVNFNSPLFWDFVAISAYLLISASFWYFGMVPDFATIRDTAKSKIKKAVYGFFAFGWTGSSREWLRFEGLSFVLGGIAAVLVVSVHSIVSTDFAVSVQAGWHTTIFPPYFVIGAIFSGFAMVLTLVITMRGLYNMTDFITDRHVDAVCRILIFISLIMGTAYMTEIFIAWYSASEYETYMFFKNRLFGDYAFQFWAMFTANAVIPQLFWFKAVRKRMWIVFIISIIINIGMWFERFNIVVTTLSRDYLPAAWANYSPTYVEIGFFIGTLGMFLAGVLLFFRYIPMIAISELKSVAKFDKPNNGQLKAKSHE; encoded by the coding sequence ATGTTTAATTCAGCCGTAAGGGGAAAGCTAATTGATGGAGACAAGTCTTTCAGTCAGATATCGAAGGAGATATTAGCGCCCATCCACGCCAAAACGCCGCTTTGGTGGTATGCAGCCATGCTGGTGAGTTTAGGCATGTTCGGATTTGGTTTGTATTGCAAATACATCACCGTTTCAACCGGAATTGGTACCTGGGGAGTAAACAACTCGGTAGCCTGGGGTTGGGCCATCATCAACTTTGTTTGGTGGATTGGTATCGGACATGCCGGAACCGCATTTTCCATTTTCCTGCTCATTTTACGGCAGAAATGGAGAACTGCCATTAACCGCGCCGCCGAAGCAATGACCGTTGTTGCCGTATTTTGTGCCAGCCTTTTCCCGCTGTTGCACATGGGGCGCCCGTGGTTGTTTTTCTTTATTTTCCCATATCCGAATACGCGAGGTCCGCTTTGGGTGAATTTTAACTCACCCCTTTTCTGGGACTTTGTGGCCATTTCAGCCTACCTGCTTATTTCAGCAAGTTTCTGGTATTTTGGTATGGTGCCTGATTTTGCGACCATTCGCGACACGGCAAAATCTAAAATTAAAAAGGCAGTTTACGGATTTTTTGCTTTCGGCTGGACCGGATCGAGCCGCGAGTGGCTGCGTTTTGAAGGACTGAGTTTTGTGCTTGGCGGAATTGCTGCAGTATTGGTAGTTTCGGTGCACTCGATTGTATCGACCGACTTTGCCGTTTCGGTGCAAGCCGGATGGCACACTACCATCTTCCCTCCTTACTTTGTTATCGGAGCAATCTTCTCAGGATTTGCCATGGTACTTACCCTTGTAATTACCATGCGGGGTTTATATAATATGACTGATTTTATTACCGACCGGCACGTTGATGCGGTTTGCCGGATTCTGATATTTATTTCGCTGATTATGGGAACGGCCTATATGACCGAGATCTTTATCGCCTGGTATTCGGCTTCGGAATACGAAACTTATATGTTCTTCAAAAACCGATTATTTGGTGATTATGCCTTCCAGTTTTGGGCCATGTTTACGGCCAATGCTGTAATTCCGCAATTGTTCTGGTTTAAGGCGGTGCGCAAACGGATGTGGATCGTGTTCATTATTTCCATCATCATCAATATCGGTATGTGGTTCGAGCGTTTTAACATTGTGGTTACCACGCTTAGCCGCGATTACCTGCCGGCTGCCTGGGCCAACTACTCGCCCACTTATGTTGAAATAGGATTTTTTATCGGTACACTCGGAATGTTTTTGGCCGGCGTACTGTTGTTCTTCCGCTATATTCCAATGATTGCCATTTCGGAATTAAAAAGTGTGGCAAAATTCGATAAACCAAATAACGGACAACTAAAAGCAAAGAGTCATGAGTAA
- a CDS encoding oligosaccharide flippase family protein, which yields MNFSSHFRNRLQRFNQSEFYRNIASLFTGMVLARAVPFVFALAIARLYAPEQFGDFVLYLTIASVLSIISTGKYEKAIILVETSDERKLIGSFAQKINAGVNLVALAIVGLIILVWQPGTSQKLHFLLLPFYSFFFSAIQLIRNIYIAKKQFNRLSVLEITRAVLTGVLQCAFFLFPATGLFLGAVVAQLFTFIVFSFRVDEASLFRLGKFNSEEKALAQRYIKFPKFSIVSEVMNFISSQLPVFLFKPFFGDKMLGLYSFSHRYISVPVQLLSISISSVYIQNAKTLEQTPTRLKELTYSLFRKQVLLGIIPFAVLGFWGQQIFTILFGAEWAFSGYLAQFIAPWLYFVMLGSPLSAILIVKEKQNVSMWYNIFLLIARIASLLVGGLILKDVVITVILYSLSGVVFFAFLTIYSLFLAGVNLKQAGIYFLKMILLIIPIALLKIWL from the coding sequence ATGAACTTTTCCAGCCATTTCAGAAATAGATTACAACGGTTTAACCAAAGCGAGTTTTATAGAAACATCGCTTCGCTTTTTACCGGAATGGTACTGGCCCGCGCTGTTCCATTTGTTTTTGCCCTGGCAATTGCACGTTTGTATGCCCCCGAACAGTTTGGCGATTTTGTGCTTTACCTTACCATTGCATCGGTACTTTCAATCATCTCCACCGGCAAATACGAAAAAGCAATTATACTGGTTGAAACCTCAGATGAACGAAAGCTGATCGGGAGTTTTGCGCAGAAAATAAATGCTGGAGTAAATTTAGTTGCGCTGGCAATAGTTGGTCTTATTATTTTGGTTTGGCAGCCCGGCACCAGCCAAAAACTACATTTTCTACTGCTTCCATTCTACTCCTTCTTTTTTAGTGCTATTCAACTGATTCGAAATATTTATATCGCCAAAAAGCAGTTTAACCGGCTATCGGTTTTGGAAATTACAAGGGCGGTTTTAACAGGAGTGCTGCAATGCGCATTCTTTTTATTTCCGGCAACAGGATTGTTTCTGGGAGCTGTAGTTGCACAGCTTTTTACCTTTATTGTTTTCTCATTCCGGGTTGATGAAGCAAGTTTGTTTCGCCTCGGGAAATTTAATTCGGAAGAAAAAGCATTGGCGCAGCGTTACATTAAATTCCCCAAATTTTCGATCGTTTCAGAGGTAATGAATTTTATTAGCAGTCAGCTTCCTGTCTTTCTTTTTAAACCATTTTTTGGCGATAAAATGCTGGGCTTGTATTCTTTTTCGCACCGTTATATCAGTGTGCCGGTTCAATTGTTAAGCATTTCTATTTCCAGTGTTTATATTCAGAATGCAAAAACGCTCGAACAAACACCGACCAGACTAAAAGAGCTGACTTACTCACTCTTCCGAAAACAGGTTCTTCTAGGCATCATCCCTTTTGCTGTACTTGGTTTTTGGGGGCAACAAATTTTTACCATTTTATTTGGTGCCGAATGGGCATTTTCTGGTTATCTGGCACAATTTATTGCACCCTGGCTTTATTTTGTAATGCTGGGGTCGCCACTTTCGGCAATATTGATCGTTAAGGAAAAACAAAACGTATCGATGTGGTACAACATTTTTTTACTGATTGCCCGAATTGCCAGTTTGCTGGTTGGCGGTTTAATTCTTAAAGATGTTGTTATAACCGTGATTTTGTATAGTCTGTCGGGTGTGGTATTTTTTGCCTTTTTAACGATTTACTCTTTGTTTTTGGCAGGCGTAAATTTAAAACAGGCTGGTATTTACTTTTTGAAAATGATACTTTTGATTATTCCAATTGCGCTGCTTAAAATTTGGTTGTAA
- a CDS encoding DUF3341 domain-containing protein, with product MSKKYILGVFDDEATLVDAFEKLKDKGVMPVEVYTPYPVHEILEGMPIKTRITHAAFFYGLFAALGILGFLTYAASISWPLHYGGKPFNAFPSFIVVTIVATILSITLLTLFTFSVRAKVFPGKKAEIFHERATDDKFVMVFDEEGIANDSESVKSILTEHGKIE from the coding sequence ATGAGTAAAAAATATATCCTTGGCGTTTTTGACGACGAAGCTACTTTGGTTGACGCTTTTGAGAAATTAAAAGACAAAGGAGTAATGCCGGTTGAAGTTTACACGCCCTACCCTGTGCACGAAATATTGGAGGGAATGCCCATAAAAACGCGAATTACGCATGCAGCTTTCTTTTACGGATTGTTTGCTGCACTGGGAATTCTCGGATTTCTGACCTATGCAGCCTCCATTAGCTGGCCTTTACACTACGGAGGAAAACCATTTAATGCCTTCCCATCGTTTATTGTGGTAACCATTGTGGCCACCATTCTTTCTATAACGCTGCTTACGCTCTTTACTTTTTCCGTACGGGCGAAAGTTTTTCCCGGCAAAAAAGCAGAGATCTTTCATGAGCGGGCCACCGACGATAAGTTTGTTATGGTGTTCGATGAAGAAGGAATTGCAAACGATAGCGAGTCAGTAAAATCGATCCTCACAGAACATGGTAAAATTGAATAA
- a CDS encoding cytochrome c3 family protein codes for MREHFFWGGFMKKTQIFISLFAFVTCILLSNNLYADSSESVVNEGHSHEDVKRGERFFKGLLPFDREYSSCVSCHNLNRVDTLNWNPSAMDIAIKYVDKDFESFQASVMNPVGIKMEASHVNFDISEEDLKTVKVYLDNLAHTGVPPAKPTHYNLILFLFLGLLITWAVVELIFIRKIKLKFIPLIILLGAFGWQVKMIVTDAIKLGRQENYAPDQPIKFSHKVHAGENGIDCMYCHTTVEQSKSAGIPATNLCMNCHILIREGTNSGKFEIAKVVDAAENGHSIEWKRIHNLPDHVYFSHAVHVGSGKLDCMQCHGPVEEMDIMEQHSDLSMGWCVNCHRDTEVDFGNNGYYEHYVKLHEEMKSGAIDSVKAVDIGANDCMRCHY; via the coding sequence ATGAGAGAACACTTCTTTTGGGGAGGTTTCATGAAAAAAACGCAAATTTTCATATCCCTGTTCGCATTTGTTACCTGTATTTTGCTATCCAATAATTTGTATGCTGATTCATCCGAATCTGTTGTAAACGAAGGGCATTCGCACGAAGATGTAAAACGTGGAGAACGTTTTTTCAAAGGATTATTACCCTTCGACCGTGAGTATTCGTCATGTGTATCCTGTCATAATTTAAATCGTGTCGACACGCTAAACTGGAATCCCTCGGCAATGGATATTGCAATAAAATATGTAGACAAGGATTTTGAATCGTTTCAAGCCTCGGTAATGAATCCGGTTGGCATAAAAATGGAAGCTTCGCATGTTAATTTCGATATCTCGGAAGAAGATCTGAAAACAGTAAAAGTTTATTTGGACAATTTAGCACACACCGGAGTTCCTCCGGCTAAACCAACACATTATAACCTCATTCTGTTTCTGTTCTTAGGGTTGCTGATTACCTGGGCAGTTGTTGAACTGATCTTTATCCGAAAAATTAAACTGAAATTTATTCCACTGATAATCCTGCTTGGCGCTTTTGGCTGGCAGGTAAAAATGATAGTTACCGATGCCATTAAATTAGGGCGCCAGGAAAACTATGCACCTGATCAACCCATAAAATTCTCACATAAAGTACATGCCGGCGAAAACGGAATTGATTGTATGTATTGCCATACAACGGTCGAGCAAAGTAAATCGGCAGGAATACCAGCCACTAACCTTTGTATGAACTGCCATATTTTAATCCGAGAAGGAACAAACAGTGGCAAGTTTGAAATTGCCAAAGTGGTGGATGCCGCAGAAAACGGGCACTCGATTGAATGGAAACGGATTCACAACCTTCCAGACCATGTTTATTTCAGCCATGCCGTGCACGTTGGTTCGGGAAAACTCGACTGTATGCAATGCCATGGCCCGGTTGAGGAAATGGATATTATGGAGCAACACAGCGATTTGTCGATGGGATGGTGTGTAAACTGCCATCGCGATACCGAAGTGGATTTTGGAAATAATGGCTATTACGAACATTACGTGAAACTGCACGAAGAAATGAAATCCGGAGCGATCGACTCGGTAAAAGCAGTTGATATTGGCGCCAATGATTGTATGCGCTGCCACTATTAA
- a CDS encoding SPFH domain-containing protein, whose amino-acid sequence MNDYFVILLSIAALFVFIIIVAMMRRYKRCPSDRILVVYGKVGKGANSESRSAKCIHGGAAFIWPIIHSYAFLDLTPISIEINLRNALSKQNIRVDVPSRFTVGISTEPNIMNNAAERLLGLTQESISNLAKDIIFGQLRLVVATMDIEEINSNRDKFLAAVSSNVEAELKKIGLKLINVNVTDINDESGYIEALGKEAAAKAINDAKKSVAEKNRDGEIGQAEALQDQRVQVASADATAVEGENIAKVTIANSDADRREKEAEANRRAVAAEKVTDAKALEEAYAAEKLAEQVRAERDKATQIANIVIPAEIDKEKVQIEAEAVAEQTRRIAKGEADAIYMKMAAEGKGIFEILSKQAEGFDQLVKAAGNDAQKAVLMMIADKLPELVATQVEAIKNIKIDKVTVWETGNGKDGKTSTANFMQGMLGSIPPLDDIFKSAGMELPNYLKGDSKTEEPVTGESEVSANNDSDFDEPEVIDPEK is encoded by the coding sequence ATGAACGATTATTTTGTTATTCTTCTAAGCATTGCAGCTCTTTTTGTATTCATCATCATTGTAGCAATGATGCGACGTTACAAACGTTGTCCTTCCGACCGGATTTTGGTTGTTTATGGTAAAGTTGGCAAAGGGGCAAACAGCGAAAGCCGCTCTGCCAAGTGTATTCACGGTGGTGCAGCCTTTATCTGGCCGATTATCCATTCTTATGCGTTTTTGGATTTAACGCCAATTTCTATTGAAATTAATCTGAGAAATGCGCTAAGTAAGCAAAACATCCGTGTTGATGTGCCCTCTCGTTTTACAGTAGGTATTTCTACCGAACCAAACATTATGAACAATGCCGCTGAACGACTACTCGGACTTACTCAAGAGTCGATAAGCAACCTGGCGAAGGACATTATTTTTGGTCAGTTGCGTTTGGTTGTTGCCACCATGGACATTGAGGAAATTAACAGCAACCGCGACAAGTTCCTTGCAGCTGTTTCATCGAATGTTGAGGCAGAACTCAAGAAAATTGGTTTGAAACTGATTAACGTGAATGTTACCGACATCAACGATGAATCGGGATACATTGAAGCGCTGGGTAAAGAAGCTGCAGCAAAAGCCATCAACGATGCAAAAAAGAGCGTAGCCGAGAAAAACCGCGATGGAGAGATCGGTCAGGCAGAAGCTCTGCAAGACCAGCGTGTACAAGTAGCAAGTGCTGATGCGACTGCTGTTGAAGGAGAAAACATTGCAAAAGTTACCATTGCAAATTCAGATGCCGACAGACGTGAAAAAGAGGCTGAGGCAAACCGACGGGCCGTAGCAGCTGAAAAAGTAACAGACGCGAAAGCTCTGGAAGAAGCTTATGCTGCGGAAAAACTGGCGGAACAAGTTCGTGCAGAAAGGGACAAAGCAACCCAAATTGCAAATATTGTAATTCCTGCTGAGATTGATAAAGAAAAAGTTCAGATCGAAGCTGAAGCAGTGGCTGAACAAACGCGCAGAATTGCAAAAGGTGAAGCCGATGCCATTTATATGAAGATGGCTGCTGAAGGTAAAGGTATCTTTGAAATTCTTAGTAAACAAGCCGAAGGTTTCGATCAACTTGTGAAAGCTGCGGGTAACGATGCGCAAAAAGCAGTACTCATGATGATTGCTGACAAATTACCGGAATTAGTTGCAACCCAGGTTGAAGCCATTAAGAACATTAAAATTGACAAAGTTACTGTTTGGGAAACCGGAAACGGCAAAGACGGTAAAACATCAACGGCTAACTTTATGCAAGGAATGCTGGGTTCCATTCCTCCTCTCGACGATATTTTTAAATCGGCAGGGATGGAACTTCCCAACTATTTAAAAGGTGATAGTAAAACCGAGGAACCGGTTACCGGGGAATCCGAAGTTTCTGCAAACAACGACTCAGATTTCGACGAACCAGAAGTAATCGACCCTGAAAAATAG